One part of the Rutidosis leptorrhynchoides isolate AG116_Rl617_1_P2 chromosome 1, CSIRO_AGI_Rlap_v1, whole genome shotgun sequence genome encodes these proteins:
- the LOC139841132 gene encoding uncharacterized protein — protein sequence MKQSFAWEPDFENLVKDVLIGKLAPSCVIDKLEGLRRRYFWGGSPDVSRMAWIKWDTCLRPRDFGGLDIAPKALKNRALLVKWWWRFKHENGSLWVSITKSIYGEEGGLSTSLSSQSRRLRQHGRALKRIVDGSRTCFWEERWLGDVLLKDKFNRLYRLETFKNATIRDRVRREGNDIHTFWCWSRNISERLCGDLTNLTNCLSSFVPCSSGLEEWAWSWSNDSLFSVSRLTDILVQAELVNQTSATKTLRNSLVPLKVELFI from the exons ATGAAACAATCATTTGCATGGGAACCGGATTTTGAAAATTTGGTAAAAGACGTGCTGATTGGAAAGCTAG CCCCTTCTTGTGTTATTGATAAATTGGAGGGTTTGAGGCGTCGATATTTTTGGGGCGGGTCGCCTGACGTCTCCAGAATGGCATGGATCAAATGGGATACTTGCCTTCGACCTCGGGATTTTGGTGGGTTAGACATTGCCCCAAAAGCCCTCAAAAATCGCGCTTTACTTgtaaaatggtggtggcgttttaaacACGAAAACGGGTCACTTTGGGTGTCTATTACAAAAAGTATATATGGCGAGGAGGGAGGCCTTAGTACCTCTCTTTCTTCCCAATCTCGTCGGCTTCGTCAACATGGGCGGGCATTGAAAAGAATTGTAGATGGCTCAAGAACTTGTTTTTGGGAAGAAAGGTGGCTTGGCGATGTTTTACTAAAAGATAAATTTAATAGACTATATCGGCTAGAAACCTTCAAAAACGCCACCATCCGTGATCGTGTCCGCAGGGAGGGTAATGATATTCATACGTTTTGGTGCTGGTCACGCAATATCTCAGAGAGATTGTGCGGGGACCTCACCAATCTTACTAATTGTTTGTCTAGTTTTGTCCCGTGCAGTTCAGGTCTTGAAGAATGGGCATGGTCATGGAGTAATGACAGTTTGTTTTCGGTGAGCAGGCTCACGGACATTTTGGTTCAGGCGGAACTAGTTAATCAAACTTCGGCTACTAAGACCCTTCGAAATAGTCTTGTCCCTCTCAAGGTCGAGCTGTTCATATGA
- the LOC139875796 gene encoding uncharacterized protein translates to MGLGIFGSIGDGISMPTMLLITSKIMNTIDVKSKSSCSSPQSARKKTSSRLSFRWREGQYNLSILSRKGILRRPIAGSQVPYCPIAKKMSDCWSPLDPSAFKVRGHNYLRY, encoded by the exons ATGGGTCTTGGGATTTTCGGTTCGATCGGTGATGGAATTTCGATGCCAACGATGTTACTTATCACCAGTAAAATCATGAATACTATTG ACGTAAAGAGTAAATCGTCGTGTTCAAGCCCTCAAAGTGCACGGAAAAAAACGTCTTCAAGACTTTCGTTTAGATGGCGGGAAGGGCAGTACAATCTTTCTATAT TGTCCCGAAAAGGTATTTTACGAAGACCAATTGCAGGCTCTCAAGTTCCGTATTGTCCAATAGCCAAAAAAATGTCAGATTGTTGGTCACCACTTGATCCAAGTGCGTTTAAAGTACGCGGACATAATTATTTAAGGTATTAG